One Romboutsia sp. 13368 genomic window carries:
- a CDS encoding PAS domain-containing sensor histidine kinase, producing the protein KLYNEIVLFNKSELSNKKTYIKSIEKNIYLEKKDQKNYKDEVLEISKKISKSIEESDIPIFILDINKEFINSNESFRQLISEYKHEDKFDILKYLEFKFPKYSDIMDEIKKSITGSNISINIQSYDKKIYRFECKADILDDKHIIICILKDITQTTLIQNKLNESEQMYKKLMDVLNEGVIIHDNKNIEYINNKGLDILGLNSDKKQISIESIKDIIVKKFREKFLSNIELVISKKENKVTNKIELLNGKIVELVTTNININNEDLLLSIVIDVTELENTIMNIEQSEKTYKLLLQTLPEGIIIINPKNNNHIYRNEASMRLLKTVGLEKLNESIRNYLREEEYGTFKRFTVDKINNIDISLAIVKREEEDTLVVVFRILDYEFKSLQLEKELNNINTKNKFKTEFLYNIAYEIKKPIDLIFKANNSLIKSEEEYRSDNINNHTRLVKQNCYRLIKLLNNIEHVSRIDNGTCNINLSKCDIVKLIENIVKISTSYTIKKGIYIEFKSEINKKILALDIDKVEKIILNILSNAIKFTNSGGKITVSIYMLNEQVCISIKDTGIGIPKDKLEVIFENFEQIDTTLSRGCEGTGMGLSVVHKLASLNNIKINVESELNKGSEFKIILPNNILSKNIKLQDKFSQIEKIEIEYSDIYLNLTS; encoded by the coding sequence TAAAATTATATAATGAGATAGTATTATTTAATAAAAGTGAACTAAGTAATAAAAAAACATATATAAAAAGTATTGAAAAAAATATATATTTAGAAAAAAAAGATCAAAAAAATTATAAAGATGAAGTTTTAGAAATTAGTAAAAAAATTAGCAAATCAATAGAAGAATCTGACATACCAATATTTATTTTAGATATTAATAAAGAATTTATAAATAGTAATGAATCATTTAGACAATTAATAAGTGAATATAAACATGAAGATAAATTTGACATATTAAAATATTTAGAATTTAAGTTCCCGAAATATAGCGACATAATGGATGAAATAAAAAAATCGATAACTGGCAGTAATATTAGTATAAATATTCAATCTTATGATAAAAAAATATATAGATTTGAATGTAAAGCAGATATTTTAGATGATAAGCATATTATTATCTGTATACTAAAAGATATAACTCAAACTACATTAATACAAAATAAGTTAAATGAAAGTGAGCAAATGTACAAAAAATTAATGGATGTTTTAAATGAAGGGGTTATAATACATGACAATAAAAATATTGAATATATAAATAATAAAGGACTAGATATATTAGGTTTAAATAGTGATAAAAAACAAATATCTATAGAAAGTATAAAAGATATTATAGTTAAAAAATTTAGAGAAAAATTTTTATCAAACATAGAATTAGTAATTAGTAAAAAAGAAAATAAAGTTACAAATAAAATAGAGTTATTAAATGGAAAGATAGTAGAATTAGTCACTACAAATATAAATATAAATAATGAGGATTTACTACTTAGTATAGTTATAGATGTAACAGAACTTGAAAATACAATAATGAATATAGAGCAAAGTGAGAAAACATATAAATTACTATTACAAACATTACCAGAAGGAATTATAATTATAAATCCTAAAAATAATAATCATATTTATAGAAATGAAGCTAGTATGAGACTTCTAAAGACTGTAGGTTTAGAAAAACTAAATGAATCAATAAGAAATTACTTAAGAGAAGAAGAATATGGGACATTTAAAAGATTTACTGTAGATAAGATAAATAATATTGATATATCTTTAGCTATTGTTAAAAGGGAAGAAGAAGATACACTTGTAGTAGTATTTAGAATTTTAGATTATGAATTTAAATCATTACAATTAGAAAAAGAATTAAATAATATAAATACAAAAAATAAGTTTAAAACAGAGTTTTTATATAATATAGCTTATGAAATTAAAAAACCAATAGATTTAATATTTAAAGCTAATAATAGTTTGATTAAAAGTGAAGAAGAATATAGATCTGATAATATTAATAATCATACTAGATTAGTTAAGCAAAATTGTTATAGACTTATAAAGCTTCTAAATAATATAGAACATGTAAGTAGAATTGATAATGGTACATGTAATATAAACTTAAGTAAATGTGATATAGTTAAATTGATTGAAAATATAGTAAAAATATCTACATCATATACTATTAAAAAAGGAATATACATAGAATTTAAATCTGAAATAAATAAAAAAATATTAGCTTTGGATATAGATAAAGTAGAAAAAATAATTTTAAATATATTATCAAATGCAATTAAGTTTACAAATTCAGGTGGAAAGATAACTGTAAGTATATACATGCTAAATGAACAAGTATGTATATCTATAAAGGATACAGGTATAGGAATACCAAAAGACAAGCTTGAGGTAATATTTGAAAATTTTGAACAAATAGATACAACATTATCTAGAGGCTGTGAAGGTACAGGAATGGGACTTTCTGTTGTACATAAATTAGCAAGTTTAAATAATATAAAAATAAATGTAGAGAGTGAATTAAACAAAGGAAGTGAATTTAAAATAATTTTACCTAATAATATATTAAGTAAAAATATTAAACTGCAAGATAAGTTTAGCCAAATTGAGAAGATAGAAATAGAATACTCTGATATATATCTTAATCTAACTTCTTAA
- the sigK gene encoding RNA polymerase sporulation sigma factor SigK — MTIIKSFEKPLTPEEEVKYLTKFKEEQDEHAKEVLIERNMRLVAHIAKKYNNSNEDQDDLISIGTIGLIKAIETYNIDKGTRLATYASKCIENEILMNIRTNKKNKVQVSLQDPIGMDKEGNEISLIDILGTDIDYILDQVELKVQISKLYEQLDKILTKREKEIILLRYGLTTCGYKTQREIAEKLEISRSYVSRIEKRALKKLRKELKSEKSLI, encoded by the coding sequence TTGACTATAATAAAATCATTTGAAAAGCCATTAACCCCTGAAGAAGAAGTAAAATATCTAACAAAATTTAAAGAAGAGCAAGATGAACATGCAAAGGAAGTTTTAATAGAGAGAAACATGAGATTAGTAGCCCATATAGCTAAAAAATACAATAATTCTAATGAGGATCAAGATGATTTAATATCTATAGGAACTATAGGATTAATTAAAGCAATAGAAACTTACAATATAGATAAAGGTACCAGACTTGCAACATATGCATCTAAATGTATTGAAAATGAAATMCTTATGAATATTAGAACTAATAAGAAAAATAAGGTGCAAGTATCTCTTCAAGACCCAATAGGTATGGATAAGGAAGGAAATGAAATTAGCCTTATTGATATTTTAGGGACAGATATTGATTATATATTAGATCAAGTAGAACTAAAGGTTCAAATTAGTAAGTTGTATGAACAATTAGATAAAATACTGACTAAAAGAGAGAAGGAAATAATACTATTAAGGTATGGCCTTACTACATGTGGATATAAAACACAAAGGGAGATAGCTGAAAAATTAGAAATATCAAGGTCTTATGTATCTAGAATTGAGAAAAGAGCTTTAAAAAAATTAAGAAAAGAGCTAAAATCTGAAAAAAGCCTTATTTAA
- a CDS encoding peptidoglycan D,D-transpeptidase FtsI family protein — MQKKTTLPKRIIRRTHSIFLIFIIGYLVLIYXTADIQIINSDLYKEKVESQNTRKIELNSGRGTVYDRNDKPLTDNQISKIIVATKEEILTDNKIKNLVDKVIRDSDGELKKDVQYNVLESVVEIEVKEIDSNTEKLLEESGVIVEERKLRYSSDGLLSHTIGYINSVDKIGQYGIEKSMEDLLNNSHEEYISVFKAGQAGNEGNENIGILKGTIQTIDQNNDDRHIKLTIDQDIQKIVESVADKEENPSAIVVSDVDTGEILAISSRPNFDQNNLSQYITSKNGETMNRAIQVSYPVGSIFKIVVLYAALENNIIDENYEYDCSGNISIGKNNEILNCNKLDGHGVQTLKEAFSNSCNPAFLDIAMKVGKDEIIEAAKKLKLSQKIDIGLDEEKSRDIPNDISIRNLAIGQGSMEFTPIQVNQMTQIIANNGTYKQLYLYDSILDSNKNIIKTLKGSKNQDIISPYSITKVKEMMKNVSKEGTGKDLNDLPGGCGVKTGTAQSTINNIKVNHSWITGFYPENNPKYAITVLVEGNENGNKSSIPLFKEICIKINNKK, encoded by the coding sequence ATGCAAAAAAAAACGACTTTACCAAAGCGAATAATAAGAAGAACACATAGTATATTTTTAATATTTATAATAGGATATTTAGTTTTAATATATARAACTGCAGATATTCAAATTATAAATTCTGACTTATACAAAGAAAAAGTTGAAAGTCAAAATACTAGAAAAATAGAGCTAAATAGTGGAAGAGGAACTGTATATGATAGAAATGATAAGCCTCTAACTGATAATCAAATATCTAAAATCATAGTAGCAACTAAAGAAGAAATATTAACTGATAATAAAATTAAAAATTTAGTAGATAAAGTAATTAGAGACTCGGATGGAGAACTAAAAAAAGATGTACAATATAATGTTTTAGAATCAGTAGTAGAAATTGAAGTAAAAGAGATAGATTCTAATACTGAAAAATTATTAGAAGAAAGTGGTGTAATAGTAGAAGAAAGAAAATTAAGGTATTCATCAGATGGACTTTTATCTCATACTATAGGATATATAAATAGTGTAGATAAGATAGGACAATATGGAATTGAAAAAAGCATGGAAGATTTATTAAATAATTCTCATGAAGAATATATTTCTGTTTTTAAAGCTGGTCAAGCTGGAAATGAAGGAAATGAAAATATAGGAATACTAAAAGGAACTATACAGACAATAGATCAAAATAATGACGATAGACATATAAAGTTAACTATAGACCAAGATATACAAAAAATTGTTGAAAGCGTAGCTGATAAGGAAGAAAACCCTAGTGCAATAGTAGTATCAGATGTAGATACAGGAGAGATATTAGCTATAAGTTCTAGACCAAACTTTGATCAGAATAACTTATCTCAATATATCACTAGTAAAAATGGAGAAACTATGAATAGGGCAATTCAGGTTAGTTACCCTGTTGGTTCTATATTTAAGATAGTAGTCCTTTATGCTGCACTAGAAAATAATATAATAGATGAAAATTATGAATATGATTGTAGTGGAAATATAAGTATAGGTAAAAATAATGAAATTTTAAATTGTAATAAATTAGATGGACATGGAGTACAAACTTTAAAAGAAGCTTTTTCTAATTCGTGTAATCCGGCATTTTTAGATATAGCTATGAAAGTTGGTAAAGATGAAATAATAGAAGCAGCTAAAAAACTAAAACTAAGTCAAAAGATAGATATAGGATTGGATGAAGAAAAATCACGAGATATTCCAAATGATATTTCTATAAGAAATTTAGCAATAGGACAAGGTAGTATGGAATTTACACCTATACAAGTTAACCAAATGACTCAAATAATAGCTAATAATGGTACATATAAGCAACTTTATTTATATGATAGTATATTAGATTCAAATAAAAATATTATAAAAACATTAAAAGGTTCTAAAAATCAAGATATAATATCACCATATTCAATAACTAAAGTAAAAGAAATGATGAAAAATGTATCTAAGGAAGGTACTGGAAAGGATTTAAATGATTTACCAGGTGGGTGTGGTGTAAAAACAGGAACAGCTCAAAGTACTATAAATAATATAAAGGTAAATCATAGCTGGATAACTGGATTTTATCCAGAAAATAACCCTAAATATGCAATAACTGTGTTAGTAGAAGGAAATGAAAATGGAAATAAATCATCAATACCTTTATTCAAAGAAATATGCATAAAAATAAATAATAAAAAATAA
- the udk gene encoding uridine kinase — translation MNKKRPLIIGITGGTGSGKSTVCKAIIENIPEENIATLEQDAYYKDQSHLTFEERLKTNYDHPLSFDNKLLIKHLDELCEGKTIEKPIYDYELHTRKQNETVTIAPKDIIIVEGIMIFEDEELRDKLDIKIYVDTEDDIRILRRIQRDIKERGRTVDSVIEQYLSTVKPAHDQFIEPYKKYADIIMPEGGQNEVAIDIVITKIKTQLN, via the coding sequence ATGAACAAGAAGAGACCACTTATAATAGGTATAACAGGAGGAACAGGATCAGGTAAGAGTACAGTTTGTAAAGCTATAATAGAAAATATACCTGAAGAAAACATAGCTACATTAGAGCAAGATGCATATTACAAAGATCAATCTCATTTAACTTTTGAAGAAAGATTAAAAACAAATTACGATCATCCACTTTCTTTTGATAATAAATTACTTATAAAGCACTTAGATGAACTATGTGAAGGTAAAACTATAGAAAAACCAATATACGACTATGAATTACACACTAGAAAGCAAAATGAAACAGTTACTATAGCTCCTAAGGATATAATTATAGTTGAAGGTATAATGATATTTGAAGATGAAGAACTAAGAGATAAATTAGATATAAAAATATATGTAGATACAGAAGATGATATAAGAATACTTAGAAGAATACAAAGAGATATAAAAGAGAGAGGAAGAACTGTAGATTCAGTTATAGAACAATACTTATCAACAGTTAAGCCTGCCCATGATCAATTTATAGAACCTTATAAAAAATATGCAGATATAATAATGCCAGAAGGTGGACAAAACGAAGTTGCAATAGATATAGTTATAACTAAAATAAAAACTCAATTAAATTAA